In Mobula birostris isolate sMobBir1 chromosome 15, sMobBir1.hap1, whole genome shotgun sequence, the following proteins share a genomic window:
- the vstm2b gene encoding V-set and transmembrane domain-containing protein 2B → MENRGITSILYYLMLNAPLLLCVNAKFLEVPQDVTAKEGDDIEMSCAFRASGTTSYSLEIQWWYLKEAARELAHGLTLGAQATNRAKVTLNKDATKISTVRVMGNDISHKLRLSSVKKEDEGVYECRVTDFIDDETQEHKAQATLRVTARYSPEMQAAEAVSHIQSGNGRRRSSARSTPVTGADKRRVAETASDGAASSSITPASVTPPPGNAAMIGQHNSGKHNSSSPMMHEAAKENQHGFTSHGVIRSLVLFTGELVNSSFLPALTKQDSSLGNLYGSVWTPLQNTVSSVALTFI, encoded by the exons ATGGAAAATCGAGGGATCACCAGTATTCTCTATTACTTGATGCTAAACGCGCCGCTTTTGCTGTGTGTTAACG CAAAATTTCTTGAAGTCCCCCAGGATGTGACTGCTAAAGAAGGGGATGATATTGAGATGTCTTGTGCGTTCCGGGCCAGCGGGACCACCTCGTATTCTCTGGAGATCCAGTGGTGGTATCTAAAGGAAGCAGCCAGAGAGCTGGCACATGGGCTAACACTCGGCGCCCAGGCCACCAACAGGGCCAAG GTTACGTTAAATAAAGATGCCACCAAAATAAGC ACTGTCCGGGTAATGGGAAATGATATTTCGCATAAACTACGCCTCTCCAGTGTTAAGAAGGAAGACGAGGGGGTTTATGAGTGCAGAGTCACCGACTTTATTGACGACGAAACTCAGGAACATAAAGCCCAGGCGACCTTACGGGTGACAGCCCGCTACAGTCCGGAGATGCAGGCGGCCGAAGCGGTCTCTCACATTCAGAGTGGGAATGGGCGCCGCAGGAGTAGCGCACGCTCCACGCCAGTGACCGGCGCTGACAAGCGGCGAGTGGCGGAAACGGCCAGCGACGGAGCGGCATCCTCCTCAATCACCCCCGCCTCAGTTACTCCACCCCCGGGCAATGCGGCCATGATTGGACAGCACAACTCCG GCAAGCACAATTCTTCATCTCCCATGATGCACGAGGCTGCAAAGGAGAATCAACATGGCTTCACCAGCCATGGAGTTATCAGATCACTCGTGCTCTTCACAGGAGAACTGGTCaattcatcattcttgccagctTTAACAAAGCAAGATAGCAGCCTGGGAAACCTTTATGGCTCTGTGTGGACGCCTCTTCAAAATACAGTCTCCTCAGTGGCATTGACATTTATTTGA